The following are encoded in a window of Candidatus Desulfatibia profunda genomic DNA:
- a CDS encoding phosphoenolpyruvate synthase, whose translation MDRLYSLFKKKPKQHRSDHQVMNVFRMKYANFKTLLESNSELLKIITDIEEKLRGQDVFGMAYIRSQSARIIFHAARMVKSFENLSGREYPLLMKLIDNIQHTIKQELERKSEPVVLEYVLPYGRITKEMVDFVGGKNANLGEVANRADIPVPAGFAITTRAFETFLQANDLTDEIRKQMMEIAAAQPETVVRISETIQRLFLEAKVPADIEKAISEAYAELCAKSVSGRENLKIAMRSSAIGEDSELSFAGQYVSALNVPPQRIIIEYKKILASLFTPRAISYRLHMGIPFEDIVMSVACLEMIPAKVSGVMYSRHPFNVLENTVIINAVWGLGPYVVDGTVTPDSYSVSKDSQPVLLTAKISEKRLRLTTRPDGYLMEEQVEPELRNRPCLSEDQLKTLAVYAVQMENHFQCPQDIEWAIDPGGNLFILQARPLRLEGKSSQNGKVHTQRLPGYTLLLEGGDVACPGVGFGRAHHVRSEDDLMSFPEGGVLVAAHPSPQYVIIMPKARAILTNSGSVLGHMASLAREFKVPTILNTQTVTSAVEQSAEITVDAYSGRVYLGKVPELIEIKVPRGVFMKDTPVYKTLRKTADLIVPLNLVDPKSSYFAPQNCRTIHDIMRLIHELSYTELFQISDLVTGRGKISVKLDAPIPIDLYIIDLDGGLSDDSKSLSKITADSITSVPFKALLKGMLREDLRSLEPRHIEIKGFLSVMSEQMLSPPNIAAERFGDKSYAIISDKYLNFSSRVGYHYSILDCYCGKTSTKNYINFQFKGGAADDVRKNRRARLIEKVLGEMAFLVEVQGDRVTARFAKREPEVMEEKLDYLGRLLLFTRQMDMLMRSEESITHLADCFLKGKYNFELKNNKIDSIPKR comes from the coding sequence ATAGACCGGCTTTATTCGTTATTCAAAAAGAAGCCTAAGCAGCATCGTTCCGACCATCAGGTCATGAATGTCTTCAGGATGAAATACGCAAATTTCAAGACCCTGCTGGAATCCAACTCTGAACTGCTTAAAATCATAACGGATATTGAAGAAAAGCTGCGCGGACAGGATGTGTTCGGCATGGCCTACATCCGATCCCAGTCTGCCCGGATCATCTTTCATGCCGCGCGAATGGTCAAAAGTTTCGAAAATCTATCCGGCCGTGAGTATCCGCTGCTTATGAAACTTATCGACAATATTCAGCACACGATCAAACAGGAACTGGAACGCAAGAGCGAACCCGTGGTGCTGGAATATGTTCTGCCGTATGGGCGCATCACCAAAGAAATGGTCGATTTTGTCGGCGGTAAAAACGCCAATCTCGGCGAGGTCGCCAACCGCGCCGATATCCCCGTCCCGGCGGGATTTGCCATCACCACCAGAGCATTTGAAACGTTCCTTCAAGCTAACGATCTTACGGATGAAATCCGCAAGCAAATGATGGAAATCGCTGCCGCCCAGCCGGAGACGGTCGTGCGTATCAGCGAAACGATTCAGCGACTTTTTCTTGAAGCCAAAGTTCCGGCGGATATTGAAAAGGCGATTTCCGAGGCTTATGCGGAACTTTGCGCCAAAAGTGTTTCCGGCCGGGAAAACTTAAAGATTGCCATGCGCAGCAGTGCCATCGGAGAAGACAGTGAATTGTCCTTTGCCGGCCAGTATGTGAGCGCCCTGAATGTGCCGCCGCAAAGAATTATCATTGAATATAAAAAAATCCTAGCCAGCCTGTTCACCCCGCGGGCCATATCGTACAGGCTGCATATGGGAATCCCGTTCGAAGATATTGTCATGAGCGTAGCCTGTTTGGAGATGATTCCGGCCAAAGTCAGCGGGGTCATGTACAGCCGGCATCCCTTCAATGTTCTGGAAAACACTGTCATTATAAATGCGGTATGGGGGCTGGGCCCCTATGTTGTCGACGGCACGGTTACTCCGGATTCGTATTCTGTGTCAAAAGATTCTCAGCCGGTTCTGCTGACAGCGAAAATCTCCGAAAAGCGCCTGCGGCTTACAACCCGGCCGGACGGTTACCTGATGGAAGAGCAGGTTGAGCCTGAACTGCGCAACCGGCCCTGTCTCAGCGAAGACCAGCTGAAAACCCTGGCCGTGTATGCCGTGCAGATGGAAAACCATTTTCAATGTCCCCAGGACATCGAATGGGCCATCGACCCGGGCGGTAATCTTTTCATCCTTCAGGCCCGCCCGCTGCGGCTGGAGGGCAAAAGCAGCCAAAACGGAAAGGTCCACACGCAGCGCTTGCCGGGATATACCCTTCTGCTGGAAGGGGGTGACGTGGCCTGTCCCGGTGTCGGGTTCGGACGGGCACACCATGTTCGTTCGGAAGATGATCTGATGTCCTTCCCTGAGGGCGGTGTGCTGGTGGCCGCGCATCCATCTCCCCAATATGTTATTATCATGCCGAAGGCCCGGGCCATTCTGACCAATTCGGGCAGCGTCCTTGGGCATATGGCTTCGCTTGCCCGAGAATTTAAGGTCCCTACTATCTTAAACACTCAAACGGTAACGTCCGCGGTTGAACAAAGTGCCGAAATAACGGTAGACGCTTACTCGGGGCGGGTCTATCTGGGCAAAGTCCCGGAACTCATCGAAATAAAGGTGCCACGGGGCGTATTCATGAAAGATACCCCGGTATACAAGACCCTGCGAAAAACGGCGGACTTGATTGTTCCTTTAAACCTTGTGGACCCCAAATCGTCATACTTTGCCCCACAGAACTGCCGAACGATCCATGACATCATGCGGCTGATCCATGAACTTTCCTACACCGAACTATTCCAAATCAGCGATCTGGTTACGGGACGCGGGAAAATTTCGGTAAAACTGGATGCACCCATCCCCATCGATCTGTACATTATCGATCTGGATGGCGGTCTGAGCGACGATTCAAAATCATTATCAAAAATAACGGCCGATTCGATCACTTCCGTGCCTTTCAAAGCCCTGCTCAAAGGGATGCTGCGGGAGGATTTGAGAAGCCTTGAACCGAGACACATTGAAATTAAAGGGTTTTTATCTGTTATGAGCGAGCAGATGCTTTCTCCTCCGAATATCGCCGCAGAGCGCTTCGGAGACAAGAGTTATGCCATTATTTCCGACAAATATCTCAACTTCAGCTCCCGGGTGGGATATCATTACAGTATTCTGGATTGCTACTGCGGCAAAACCAGCACGAAGAATTACATCAACTTTCAATTCAAGGGCGGCGCGGCCGACGACGTCCGCAAAAACCGGCGGGCCCGACTTATCGAAAAGGTTCTCGGGGAGATGGCCTTTTTGGTGGAGGTTCAGGGCGACAGAGTAACGGCGCGCTTTGCCAAACGGGAGCCCGAAGTGATGGAGGAAAAACTGGATTACCTCGGACGACTCCTCCTTTTTACCCGGCAGATGGATATGTTGATGCGCAGCGAAGAGAGCATCACGCATCTGGCCGATTGCTTTTTGAAAGGCAAATATAATTTTGAGCTGAAAAACAATAAAATTGACTCAATTCCAAAGCGTTAA
- a CDS encoding response regulator has protein sequence MPETPRILIVDDEKRFRVTMLRLLKNNGISAKGVESGEQALEELAQNPYDVVLLDVKMPGISGIEVLKQMQKQGCDAEVIVLSGHASVDAALEIMNFGAYDYLLKPCDIDDLLGKISLAHERKIEREKITPPIKSPGG, from the coding sequence ATGCCTGAAACACCTCGAATTTTGATTGTTGATGACGAAAAGCGATTCCGGGTTACAATGCTCAGGCTTCTAAAAAATAACGGTATATCCGCGAAAGGGGTAGAAAGCGGAGAGCAAGCTCTGGAAGAACTTGCCCAAAATCCTTATGACGTGGTTCTTTTGGATGTAAAAATGCCCGGAATCAGCGGCATAGAGGTGCTGAAACAGATGCAAAAACAGGGCTGCGACGCGGAGGTCATCGTTCTTTCCGGCCATGCATCCGTAGATGCCGCCCTGGAAATCATGAATTTCGGAGCCTATGACTACCTGTTAAAGCCTTGTGATATTGATGACCTTTTGGGGAAAATCTCCCTGGCCCATGAACGGAAAATCGAAAGGGAAAAGATTACCCCGCCCATCAAAAGTCCGGGGGGGTGA
- a CDS encoding response regulator, which translates to MEKMKLMLVDDEERFLSSIAKLLSKKGIDAVTATSGAEAIEKLKRQTIHVVILDVKMPGMDGNETLVEIKKLFPMVEVIMLTGHATVEFAVDGLKSGATDYLMKPIGIDDLIQKAEEAFEKRQRLEEKIRMAQARK; encoded by the coding sequence GTGGAAAAAATGAAACTAATGCTGGTGGATGATGAGGAGAGATTCCTTTCCAGCATCGCCAAGTTACTTTCCAAGAAGGGTATTGACGCCGTGACTGCAACCAGCGGGGCCGAAGCAATCGAAAAACTCAAGCGCCAGACCATTCACGTGGTTATTCTGGATGTCAAAATGCCGGGGATGGACGGCAATGAAACCTTGGTAGAAATTAAAAAGCTTTTTCCAATGGTAGAGGTCATTATGCTGACGGGACACGCCACGGTGGAATTCGCGGTGGACGGCCTGAAGTCCGGAGCTACCGATTATTTAATGAAACCCATCGGCATTGACGATCTGATTCAAAAAGCGGAAGAAGCCTTTGAAAAACGGCAAAGATTGGAAGAAAAGATTAGGATGGCCCAAGCTCGAAAATAA
- a CDS encoding two-component sensor histidine kinase produces MKGNHYKTIRKIILVSMILVPLIPFLMILGIGYYYFTTSLESSTITRMKRIVEDHGQMIESFLSERKADLDLVIHSNRYEDLIQPEKIAEIFEHLQRNSNAFVDLGVFNQDGIHVAYHGAFKLTGKVYKEVDWFQNVLKQGYYISDIFLGYRQIPHFIIAVAREAEGKKWVLRATIDSFMFNNLVKRVRIGKTGEAYILNADGVLQTERRSGGDLMTKPPDDIQYPAANSGIKSFINTDAKGEKYLFTTTWLKEKKWLLVVRQEKADVFQAPRSATYLIILIMILGGTGIIAVAFFMCNRIVRRLQEVDLEKEHLGQQLIRASRFAELGEMAAGFAHEINNPLQIIKNEQSLIEMNLAELKENGQLKPSESLAEMEDSIDQIKLQISRCADITQGILKFGRQTEYVLQDIDFRNFVPEVIALVEKKAAVHGIRLKQTLSEDTPLIHGDPSQLQQVLLNLFNNAIDAVVERHGSHGGEMEIESGPVDNLKVKILVKDNGCGISLQNSNKIFTPFFTTKPVGKGTGLGLSVCYGIIDNLGGTINVSSEKGHGTTFTIILPAAG; encoded by the coding sequence ATGAAGGGAAATCACTATAAAACGATTAGGAAGATCATCCTGGTCAGCATGATTCTGGTGCCGCTGATTCCGTTCCTTATGATCTTGGGCATCGGCTATTACTATTTCACCACTTCTTTGGAAAGCAGCACCATTACACGTATGAAGCGAATCGTCGAAGACCATGGGCAAATGATCGAGTCTTTTCTCTCCGAACGCAAAGCCGATTTGGATTTAGTCATTCACTCCAATCGCTATGAAGATTTAATTCAACCCGAAAAAATTGCAGAGATTTTTGAACATCTCCAAAGAAACTCCAACGCATTTGTGGATCTGGGCGTCTTTAACCAAGACGGCATTCACGTCGCCTACCACGGTGCGTTCAAGTTGACGGGTAAGGTTTATAAAGAAGTGGATTGGTTTCAGAATGTCTTAAAACAGGGTTACTATATCAGCGACATATTTTTGGGCTATCGACAGATACCACATTTTATTATCGCCGTTGCCAGGGAGGCTGAGGGCAAAAAATGGGTGCTCCGCGCAACCATCGACAGCTTCATGTTTAATAATCTTGTCAAACGAGTTCGCATCGGCAAAACCGGCGAGGCCTATATCCTGAATGCCGATGGTGTCCTTCAAACCGAACGCCGCTCCGGCGGCGACTTGATGACCAAACCGCCGGACGATATCCAATATCCGGCCGCAAACAGCGGCATTAAAAGCTTCATTAATACCGACGCCAAGGGAGAGAAGTATCTGTTCACCACCACCTGGCTGAAAGAAAAAAAATGGCTGCTGGTGGTAAGACAGGAAAAAGCGGATGTGTTCCAAGCCCCTCGTTCCGCCACTTATTTGATCATTCTGATCATGATCCTTGGGGGAACGGGTATTATCGCTGTCGCTTTTTTTATGTGCAACCGGATTGTCCGGCGGTTGCAGGAAGTGGATTTGGAAAAGGAACATTTGGGTCAGCAGCTCATTAGAGCAAGCCGGTTTGCGGAGTTGGGCGAAATGGCCGCCGGTTTCGCCCATGAAATCAACAATCCCCTTCAGATCATTAAAAACGAGCAATCCTTGATTGAAATGAACCTGGCGGAACTCAAGGAAAACGGCCAATTAAAGCCTTCGGAATCTTTGGCGGAAATGGAAGACTCCATCGATCAGATTAAACTTCAGATCAGCCGTTGCGCCGATATTACCCAGGGAATTCTCAAATTCGGCCGCCAAACCGAATACGTGCTTCAAGATATCGACTTTCGGAATTTCGTTCCGGAAGTCATAGCCCTGGTGGAAAAGAAAGCCGCTGTCCACGGTATTCGCCTCAAACAGACGCTTTCAGAAGATACACCATTGATTCATGGAGATCCATCGCAATTACAGCAAGTCCTTCTCAATCTTTTCAACAACGCCATCGATGCCGTTGTTGAACGCCATGGGTCTCATGGAGGTGAAATGGAAATTGAATCGGGTCCCGTAGACAACCTCAAGGTAAAAATCCTGGTCAAGGACAACGGCTGCGGGATCAGTCTGCAAAATTCGAATAAAATTTTTACACCGTTTTTTACCACTAAACCGGTCGGCAAAGGTACCGGCTTGGGTCTTTCGGTATGTTACGGCATCATCGATAATCTGGGCGGCACTATAAACGTCAGCAGCGAGAAAGGACACGGTACGACGTTTACAATTATTCTGCCGGCGGCCGGTTAG
- a CDS encoding response regulator, with protein sequence MEKFKILVVDDEVDFLETIVNRLKKRKIDAIGVTSGEEAVALVKEQLFDVIILDIKMPGGMDGIEALREIIKIQPLVEVVLLTGHASVETSIEGMKLGAFDYCLKPIKFEQLLQKIGVAFEKKTNHEKKIRDAKIKELIRYPGEVSDSD encoded by the coding sequence ATGGAGAAGTTCAAAATTCTGGTCGTTGATGACGAAGTCGATTTTTTAGAAACAATTGTCAATCGACTGAAAAAAAGAAAGATAGATGCAATTGGGGTCACCAGCGGAGAAGAAGCCGTCGCTCTTGTAAAAGAACAATTATTTGACGTGATTATACTCGACATCAAAATGCCGGGAGGGATGGACGGTATCGAAGCGCTGCGGGAGATCATAAAGATTCAGCCCTTGGTCGAGGTTGTTCTGCTTACGGGACACGCTTCCGTGGAAACAAGTATTGAGGGCATGAAGCTGGGTGCCTTTGATTATTGCCTTAAACCGATCAAATTCGAACAACTTTTACAAAAAATCGGGGTTGCATTTGAGAAAAAAACCAACCATGAAAAGAAAATACGAGACGCCAAGATAAAGGAGCTGATTCGCTATCCAGGAGAGGTTTCTGATTCGGACTGA